From Actinoplanes oblitus, a single genomic window includes:
- a CDS encoding organic hydroperoxide resistance protein — protein MTAIYTASATATGDGRNGHVRSSDGVLDFDLAVPKEMGGPGGALTNPEQLFAAGYAACFHSALKLVAGKQKVTLTDTAITVDVGIGQLPSGGFGLSVSIEAELPGLSEEQATALLEAAHQVCPYSNATRGNVEVQLTLA, from the coding sequence ATGACCGCGATCTACACCGCGTCCGCGACCGCCACCGGCGACGGCCGTAACGGCCACGTCCGCTCCAGCGACGGCGTGCTCGACTTCGACCTGGCCGTGCCGAAGGAGATGGGCGGCCCCGGCGGCGCGCTGACCAACCCGGAGCAGCTGTTCGCCGCCGGCTACGCGGCCTGCTTCCACAGTGCCCTCAAGCTGGTCGCCGGCAAGCAGAAGGTGACCCTCACCGACACCGCGATCACCGTCGACGTCGGCATCGGTCAGCTGCCCAGCGGCGGCTTCGGCCTGTCCGTGTCGATCGAGGCGGAGCTGCCCGGCCTCAGCGAGGAGCAGGCGACGGCGCTCCTGGAGGCCGCGCACCAGGTCTGCCCGTACTCGAACGCGACCCGTGGCAACGTCGAGGTCCAGCTCACCCTCGCCTGA
- a CDS encoding MarR family winged helix-turn-helix transcriptional regulator, with amino-acid sequence MRESTALDQMICFQLYAASRAMTALYRPLLDPHGLTYPQYLVLRVLWHDGPTTVRDLGRTLQLDSGTLSPLLKRLEAQGHLVRTRGADDERTVLVSPTESGMRLRDEIGDLTQALLCSVNLSVDELAQLNDLLSRARGGAAGPTSLERGIPA; translated from the coding sequence ATGCGGGAGAGCACGGCACTGGACCAGATGATCTGCTTCCAGCTCTATGCGGCCAGCCGGGCGATGACGGCGCTCTATCGGCCGCTGCTCGACCCGCACGGGCTGACCTACCCGCAGTACCTGGTGCTGCGGGTGCTCTGGCACGACGGTCCGACTACGGTGCGTGACCTCGGGCGCACCCTTCAACTGGACAGCGGCACCCTGTCGCCGCTGCTCAAGCGGCTCGAGGCGCAGGGGCACCTGGTTCGCACCCGGGGCGCCGACGACGAGCGGACCGTGCTGGTCAGCCCGACCGAGTCCGGGATGCGGCTGCGCGACGAGATCGGTGATCTCACGCAGGCGCTGCTCTGCTCGGTGAACCTGAGCGTCGACGAGCTCGCTCAGCTGAACGACCTGCTCAGCCGCGCCCGCGGCGGAGCAGCCGGCCCGACATCCCTCGAAAGGGGCATCCCCGCATGA
- a CDS encoding GNAT family N-acetyltransferase — translation MPAIRFVKLSPAALAALVEGDLEAASQAAGTPLSQYLIDENWLWRVRLDDIANNPEAADWIARPALADPDGIVVGHGGFHGPPDTNGVVEVAYSVDPGHRRRGYAKAMLRALLERADADPRVTAVRASIRPDNIGSRATIKGFGFKKIGEQWDREEGLEDVYLRPARPAAR, via the coding sequence ATGCCGGCCATCCGATTCGTGAAGCTGTCCCCCGCCGCCCTGGCCGCCCTCGTCGAGGGTGACCTGGAGGCCGCCAGCCAGGCCGCCGGAACCCCGCTGAGCCAGTACCTGATCGACGAGAACTGGCTCTGGCGGGTCCGGCTCGACGACATCGCCAACAACCCGGAAGCCGCCGACTGGATCGCCCGCCCCGCCCTCGCCGACCCGGACGGCATCGTCGTCGGCCACGGCGGCTTCCACGGCCCGCCGGACACGAACGGCGTCGTCGAGGTGGCCTACTCGGTGGATCCCGGACACCGGCGCCGGGGCTACGCCAAGGCGATGCTGCGCGCGCTGCTCGAACGCGCGGACGCCGACCCGCGGGTGACGGCGGTCCGCGCCAGCATCCGGCCGGACAACATCGGCTCACGCGCGACGATCAAGGGGTTCGGGTTCAAGAAGATCGGCGAGCAGTGGGACCGGGAGGAGGGCCTGGAGGACGTCTACCTGCGGCCCGCCAGACCCGCCGCCCGCTGA
- a CDS encoding HAD family hydrolase yields MTIKALIFDFDGLLMDTESTLLESWRWEWQRHGLALDPAGFFADHGGDANEPRYAALAAAVGPAYDRASSHALRMAYRAGLNAALTPAPGVTEWLDRAAELGLRLAVASSSPLTHVGALLDQAGLRARFEVLATGEEVTAHKPDPAVYALALDRLGLPAQEAVAFEDTAHGVIAARAAGLRCVAVPNPHADRSRFGMADLLLPSAAELSLDGVLATLDPRR; encoded by the coding sequence GTGACGATCAAGGCGCTGATCTTCGACTTCGACGGTCTGCTGATGGACACCGAAAGCACGCTGCTGGAGAGCTGGCGCTGGGAGTGGCAGCGGCACGGCCTCGCACTCGACCCGGCCGGGTTCTTCGCCGACCACGGCGGCGACGCCAACGAGCCGCGGTACGCCGCGCTCGCCGCGGCGGTCGGGCCGGCATACGACCGGGCGTCCAGCCACGCGCTGCGGATGGCGTACCGGGCCGGCCTCAACGCGGCGCTGACCCCGGCACCGGGCGTGACCGAATGGCTGGACCGGGCCGCGGAGCTGGGACTACGGCTGGCGGTGGCGAGCAGTTCGCCGCTCACCCACGTGGGCGCGCTGCTGGATCAGGCGGGGCTACGCGCGCGGTTCGAGGTGCTGGCGACCGGCGAGGAGGTCACGGCGCACAAGCCGGACCCGGCCGTGTACGCGCTGGCGCTGGACCGGCTCGGGCTGCCGGCGCAGGAGGCCGTCGCCTTCGAGGACACCGCGCACGGGGTGATCGCGGCGCGGGCGGCCGGCCTGCGCTGCGTGGCGGTGCCCAACCCGCATGCCGACCGCAGTCGCTTCGGGATGGCCGATCTGTTGCTGCCCAGCGCCGCCGAGCTGTCCCTGGACGGGGTGCTGGCCACGCTCGACCCTCGCCGGTAG
- a CDS encoding endonuclease/exonuclease/phosphatase family protein — protein MRLATFNLLHGRSLSDGMVHADRVRAAVTDLDADVLGLQEVDRAQPRSGHLDLTALAADALGAPVHRFAAAVVGTPGQTWQPWHAEADAAHPQYGIALVSRFPVQRWQITELPGAPIRSPVLTPDEGLLLLKDEPRVLLAAVLETPHGIVSVGTTHLSFVPGWNVRQLRHAVRAMRALPAPRVLLGDLNMPVAPVRAFSGWRPLARAATFPSGTPRTQLDHVLVDPRGAAALGRVVQVRTPHPPVSDHRPLVVRIDR, from the coding sequence GTGCGTCTGGCCACGTTCAACCTGCTGCACGGCAGGTCCCTGTCCGACGGCATGGTCCACGCCGACCGGGTCCGCGCCGCCGTCACCGACCTCGACGCGGACGTGCTCGGCCTGCAGGAGGTCGACCGGGCCCAGCCGCGCTCCGGGCACCTGGACCTGACCGCGCTGGCCGCCGACGCCCTCGGCGCGCCCGTGCACCGCTTCGCCGCCGCCGTCGTCGGCACGCCGGGGCAGACCTGGCAGCCGTGGCACGCCGAGGCCGACGCCGCCCACCCGCAGTACGGGATCGCCCTGGTCAGCCGGTTCCCGGTGCAGCGGTGGCAGATCACCGAGCTGCCCGGTGCGCCGATCCGGTCGCCGGTGCTCACCCCGGACGAGGGATTGTTGCTGCTCAAGGACGAGCCGCGGGTGCTGCTGGCGGCGGTCCTGGAGACACCGCACGGCATCGTCAGTGTCGGCACCACGCACCTGTCGTTCGTGCCGGGCTGGAACGTCCGCCAGCTGCGCCACGCGGTCCGGGCGATGCGGGCGTTGCCGGCGCCCCGGGTGCTGCTCGGCGACCTGAACATGCCGGTGGCGCCGGTCCGGGCGTTCAGCGGCTGGCGGCCGCTGGCGCGGGCGGCGACGTTTCCCAGCGGGACGCCGCGCACCCAGCTGGATCATGTGCTGGTCGATCCGCGCGGGGCGGCGGCGCTGGGGCGGGTGGTGCAGGTGCGCACACCACACCCGCCGGTGTCCGATCACCGCCCGCTGGTGGTCCGGATCGACCGGTAG
- a CDS encoding sulfite exporter TauE/SafE family protein, with protein MIVTLLVAAAAAGWVDAVVGGGGLLLLPALLVAAPQLPLPTALGTNKLAAICGTSTAAVTYARRTKIDWGVAGPSAALALLCAGCGAALAGSIQASVYRPIVLVVLIAVAIFVTVRPAMGLAEHMEKRTPLRRGIAVAVAGGLIAAYDGLIGPGTGTFLVLAFTTIVGADFVHGSAMAKLVNTGTNLGALIVFAATGHVHWWLGAGMAVCNIAGAVVGARMALRKGSGFVRIVLLIVVLALIVKLGVDQMRMT; from the coding sequence ATGATCGTGACGCTCCTGGTGGCGGCCGCCGCGGCCGGCTGGGTCGACGCGGTCGTCGGTGGTGGCGGGCTCCTGCTGCTGCCGGCCCTGCTGGTCGCCGCCCCGCAACTACCGCTGCCCACTGCCCTCGGCACCAACAAGCTCGCGGCGATCTGCGGCACCAGCACCGCGGCGGTCACCTACGCCCGGCGTACCAAAATCGATTGGGGTGTCGCCGGACCGTCAGCGGCCCTGGCGCTGCTCTGCGCCGGCTGCGGCGCCGCCCTGGCCGGCAGCATCCAGGCAAGCGTCTACCGGCCGATCGTGCTGGTCGTGCTGATCGCCGTGGCGATCTTCGTGACCGTGCGCCCGGCCATGGGCCTGGCCGAGCACATGGAGAAACGCACCCCGCTGCGCCGCGGCATCGCCGTCGCGGTCGCCGGTGGGCTGATCGCCGCCTACGACGGTCTGATCGGCCCGGGCACCGGCACGTTCCTGGTGCTGGCGTTCACCACCATCGTCGGCGCCGACTTCGTGCACGGCTCGGCGATGGCGAAACTGGTCAACACCGGCACCAACCTGGGCGCGCTGATCGTCTTCGCGGCGACCGGGCACGTGCACTGGTGGCTCGGCGCCGGCATGGCGGTCTGCAACATCGCCGGCGCCGTCGTCGGCGCCCGGATGGCGCTGCGCAAGGGCTCGGGCTTCGTCCGGATCGTGCTGCTGATCGTGGTGCTCGCCCTGATCGTCAAGCTGGGCGTCGACCAGATGAGAATGACCTGA
- a CDS encoding heme-degrading domain-containing protein — MSDESQQLIAELEEQERRLVFPRFDEADAWALGCLLVNLATERSLPVAVDIRRGQQQLFHAGLPGSTADNDTWIERKVRVVYRFARSSFLVGRELAAKGRRLDEAMGVDPILFAAHGGAFPIRVPGAGVIGVVTVSGLPQAEDHALVVEAVETFLGADDD, encoded by the coding sequence ATGAGCGACGAGTCGCAGCAACTGATCGCCGAACTCGAGGAGCAGGAGAGGCGCCTGGTCTTCCCCCGCTTCGACGAGGCCGACGCCTGGGCCCTGGGCTGCCTGCTGGTCAACCTGGCCACCGAGCGCAGCCTGCCGGTCGCGGTGGACATCCGCCGCGGCCAGCAGCAGCTGTTCCACGCCGGACTGCCCGGCTCCACCGCCGACAACGACACCTGGATCGAACGCAAGGTCCGGGTGGTGTACCGGTTCGCCCGGTCGTCCTTCCTGGTCGGCCGCGAGCTGGCGGCCAAGGGTCGCCGGCTGGACGAGGCGATGGGCGTCGACCCGATCCTGTTCGCCGCGCACGGCGGCGCCTTCCCGATCCGGGTGCCCGGCGCCGGGGTGATCGGCGTGGTGACCGTTTCCGGTCTGCCGCAGGCGGAGGACCACGCTCTCGTGGTCGAAGCCGTGGAGACGTTCCTGGGCGCCGACGACGACTAG
- a CDS encoding NAD-dependent epimerase/dehydratase family protein yields MRILILGGSGFVGRVLAEEAVAAGHRVTVFNRGRRDPVPGVTTLVGDRLTDPDFGSGTWDAVIDTWSAEASAVGTAAAALAGRAGHLTYVSSRSVYRWPGTARMTEDAPLADLDDPGYAGDKLRGERATAAFGGPVLFARAGLILGPHEDVGRLPWWLDRLRRGGPTLAPGPRDLPLQYIDVRDLALFILAAIGTTGPVNLVSPSGHTTMGELLDTAAEVTGGRAELRWTDPEPILAAGVAPWTDLPIWLPPGEGHDFMHRGDVSRALAAGLRCRPVRETVRDTWAWLRSLPGAAPKRSDRPAVGLDPATEARLLASAVSR; encoded by the coding sequence ATGCGGATTCTCATCCTGGGTGGCAGCGGTTTCGTCGGTCGTGTCCTCGCCGAGGAGGCGGTGGCGGCCGGTCACCGGGTGACGGTGTTCAACCGCGGCCGGCGAGATCCGGTGCCCGGCGTCACCACGCTGGTCGGCGACCGGCTGACCGATCCGGACTTCGGTTCCGGCACCTGGGACGCGGTGATCGACACCTGGTCCGCCGAGGCGTCCGCGGTGGGCACGGCCGCCGCCGCGCTCGCGGGCCGTGCCGGACATTTGACGTACGTCAGCAGCCGCTCGGTCTATCGCTGGCCGGGTACCGCCCGGATGACCGAGGACGCGCCCCTGGCCGACCTGGACGATCCCGGTTACGCCGGCGACAAGCTGCGCGGCGAGCGGGCGACGGCGGCGTTCGGCGGTCCGGTGCTGTTCGCCCGGGCCGGTCTGATCCTCGGCCCGCACGAGGACGTCGGCCGGCTCCCGTGGTGGCTGGACCGGCTGCGCCGCGGCGGCCCGACCCTGGCGCCAGGGCCCCGGGATCTGCCGCTGCAGTACATCGACGTCCGCGACCTGGCCCTGTTCATCCTCGCGGCCATCGGCACGACCGGCCCGGTCAACCTGGTCAGCCCGTCCGGCCACACCACCATGGGCGAGCTGCTCGACACCGCGGCCGAGGTGACCGGCGGGCGCGCGGAGCTGCGCTGGACCGACCCGGAGCCGATCCTGGCGGCCGGCGTGGCACCGTGGACCGACCTGCCGATCTGGCTGCCGCCGGGCGAGGGCCACGACTTCATGCACCGGGGGGACGTGAGCCGGGCGCTGGCGGCCGGGCTGCGGTGCCGCCCGGTCCGGGAGACGGTGCGGGACACCTGGGCGTGGTTGCGGTCGCTGCCGGGGGCCGCGCCGAAGCGCTCCGACCGGCCGGCCGTCGGCCTCGACCCGGCGACCGAGGCGAGGCTGCTCGCGAGCGCGGTGAGCCGCTGA
- a CDS encoding FAD-binding dehydrogenase — protein sequence MDVIVVGAGLAGLAAAHEITSAGKRVILIDQENAANLGGQAFWSFGGLFFVDSPEQRRARIADSVELAWSDWRGSAGFDRLDDEDAWAVKWARAYVEFAAGEKRSWLAGLGMTWLPFAGWAERGDLRAGGHGNSVPRFHITWGTGTGVVEPFAAAAHRAAERGLLEFRHRHRVDELIVEGGAVVGVRGRVLADDDAARGVSSNRDEIRDFEVRAQAVIVTTGGIGANHDLVRRYWPARLGTAPTSMITGVPAYVDGRMLGIAEDAGARLVNRDRMWHYTEGIRNWNPIWPAHGIRILSAPSPMWFDALGRRLPQPYYPSYDTLGTLRYLRTTPELAEHDHSWFVLTQKMIEKEFALSGSEQNPDITAKDRGAFLKGRIMGKGAPGPVEAFKRHGADFVVAPTIEELVAGMNKLTDTPLLDAGHVRGQIEARDRQLANKVTKDAQVQGIYNSRRYIGDRIGRTSAPHRILDPAAGPLIGVKLHILTRKTLGGIQTDLDSRVLGRDGQVLPGLYAAGEVAGFGGGGVHGYNALEGTFLGGCLFSGRNAGRHAARSL from the coding sequence GTGGACGTCATCGTGGTGGGCGCGGGGCTGGCCGGCCTGGCCGCCGCTCATGAGATCACCAGCGCCGGGAAACGGGTGATCCTGATCGACCAGGAGAACGCGGCGAACCTGGGCGGGCAGGCGTTCTGGTCGTTCGGCGGGCTGTTCTTCGTCGACAGCCCGGAGCAGCGGCGGGCCCGGATCGCCGACAGCGTCGAGCTGGCCTGGAGCGACTGGCGCGGCAGTGCCGGCTTCGACCGGCTCGACGACGAGGACGCGTGGGCGGTCAAGTGGGCCCGGGCGTACGTCGAGTTCGCCGCCGGCGAGAAGCGGTCCTGGCTGGCCGGGCTCGGGATGACCTGGCTGCCGTTCGCCGGCTGGGCCGAGCGCGGCGACCTGCGCGCCGGCGGGCACGGCAACTCGGTGCCGCGCTTCCACATCACCTGGGGCACCGGCACCGGCGTGGTCGAGCCGTTCGCCGCCGCCGCGCACCGGGCCGCCGAGCGGGGCCTGCTGGAGTTCCGGCACCGGCACCGGGTGGACGAGCTGATCGTCGAGGGCGGCGCGGTGGTCGGGGTCCGCGGCCGGGTCCTCGCCGACGACGACGCGGCCCGCGGTGTGTCGTCCAACCGCGACGAGATCAGAGACTTCGAGGTACGCGCCCAGGCCGTGATCGTGACCACCGGCGGCATCGGAGCCAACCACGACCTCGTCCGGCGGTACTGGCCGGCCCGGCTCGGCACCGCACCCACCTCGATGATCACCGGGGTGCCGGCCTACGTGGACGGGCGGATGCTGGGCATCGCCGAGGACGCCGGGGCCCGCCTGGTCAACCGCGACCGGATGTGGCACTACACCGAGGGCATCCGCAACTGGAACCCGATCTGGCCCGCGCACGGCATCCGGATCCTGTCCGCGCCGTCGCCGATGTGGTTCGACGCGCTCGGGCGGCGGCTGCCGCAGCCGTACTACCCGAGCTACGACACCCTCGGCACGCTGCGCTACCTGCGGACCACGCCGGAGCTGGCCGAGCACGACCACTCGTGGTTCGTCCTCACCCAGAAGATGATCGAGAAGGAGTTCGCGCTGTCCGGGTCGGAACAGAACCCGGACATCACCGCGAAGGACCGCGGGGCGTTCCTCAAGGGCCGGATCATGGGCAAGGGCGCGCCCGGGCCGGTGGAGGCGTTCAAACGGCACGGGGCGGACTTCGTGGTGGCCCCGACCATCGAGGAGCTGGTCGCCGGCATGAACAAGCTGACCGACACGCCGCTGCTGGACGCCGGGCACGTGCGCGGGCAGATCGAGGCGCGGGACCGGCAGCTGGCGAACAAGGTCACCAAGGACGCGCAGGTGCAGGGGATCTACAACTCGCGGCGGTACATCGGGGACCGGATCGGGCGTACGTCGGCGCCGCACCGGATCCTGGACCCGGCCGCCGGGCCGCTGATCGGCGTGAAGCTGCACATCCTGACCCGTAAGACGCTCGGCGGCATCCAGACCGACCTGGACTCGCGGGTGCTCGGCCGGGACGGCCAGGTGCTGCCCGGGCTCTACGCGGCCGGCGAGGTCGCCGGGTTCGGCGGGGGCGGGGTGCACGGCTACAACGCGCTGGAGGGCACGTTCCTCGGCGGGTGCCTGTTCAGCGGCCGCAACGCGGGACGGCACGCCGCCCGATCCCTCTGA
- a CDS encoding TetR/AcrR family transcriptional regulator, translating into MVTRRRAETRGRLLDAALRVFAAKGWGQARIEEICDAAGYTRGAFYSNFDSLDELFFALYDERADLIAAQVTDALADPGPDLHQVIAQVADTLLLDRDWLLIKTDFLLRAARHPEVAGRLAEHRARLRTAIEQRLATMTLDIPDVPGAARAVIAAYDGVTVQLLLDADTDAARAWLTQLLTALLVR; encoded by the coding sequence ATGGTCACCCGCCGACGAGCCGAAACGCGCGGCCGGTTGCTCGACGCCGCCCTGCGAGTCTTCGCCGCCAAGGGCTGGGGCCAGGCCCGGATCGAGGAGATCTGCGACGCCGCCGGCTACACCCGCGGCGCCTTCTACTCCAACTTCGACAGCCTCGACGAGCTGTTCTTCGCCCTCTACGACGAGCGCGCCGACCTGATCGCCGCCCAGGTCACCGACGCCCTCGCGGATCCCGGCCCGGATCTGCACCAGGTCATCGCCCAGGTCGCCGACACCCTGCTGCTCGACCGCGACTGGCTGCTGATCAAGACGGACTTCCTGCTGCGCGCCGCGCGCCATCCCGAGGTCGCCGGCCGGCTCGCCGAGCACCGCGCCAGGCTGCGCACCGCCATCGAGCAGCGCCTGGCCACCATGACCCTGGACATCCCGGACGTGCCGGGCGCCGCCCGGGCGGTGATCGCCGCCTACGACGGGGTGACCGTCCAATTGCTGCTCGACGCCGACACCGACGCCGCCCGGGCCTGGCTGACCCAACTGCTGACCGCCCTGCTCGTGCGCTGA
- a CDS encoding IucA/IucC family protein, with the protein MPQPTPTADPAQTRADLEDIRPDLVERYDAALPAARAAILRRLRLAIEREPLPGAVYAELDPVELAAKLWPGTAFVTEVANSVANLALARADAVTPDLTETDLGRIEQFETDGHPLHPGCRTRAGMTVADVLAYAPEHRPVIRLRRLRVPAERWHGTAQPVLYAHPWQAARLRQQYPWLTDVGPTRPMRPLMSLRTVAPVSGGPHLKTAVDVQMTSAVRTVSPAAVHNGPILSAALRRLTADLPIEVLAETEAGAVITEHGPDRRLAHLVRRAPRLAAGEQAVPLGVFTHHFLPTVDDPYAWLSQLTDLLFAPLATVLRRGVALEAHGQNTLVVLRDRRPARILYRDLGGVRVHRELGLDLHGDLLTDDPATLRTKLAAAALGTVASQLVDAFAAHHGAEPDRLWAIVAAGLRHVPELLTEPLPSKATTAMRLAADPLDDIWTYQPNPMAVFA; encoded by the coding sequence GTGCCGCAGCCGACACCCACCGCCGACCCGGCCCAGACCCGTGCGGATCTCGAAGACATCCGCCCTGACCTGGTCGAACGCTACGACGCGGCACTGCCCGCAGCCCGCGCCGCGATCCTGCGCCGGCTGCGGCTGGCGATCGAGCGCGAGCCGCTGCCCGGCGCCGTCTACGCCGAGCTGGACCCGGTCGAGCTGGCCGCGAAACTCTGGCCCGGCACCGCGTTCGTCACCGAGGTGGCCAACAGCGTCGCCAACCTCGCGCTGGCCCGCGCCGACGCCGTCACGCCGGACCTGACCGAGACCGACCTCGGCCGCATCGAGCAGTTCGAGACCGACGGGCACCCGCTGCACCCGGGCTGCCGCACCCGCGCCGGGATGACCGTCGCCGACGTGCTCGCCTACGCCCCCGAGCACCGCCCGGTGATCCGGCTGCGCCGCCTGCGGGTGCCGGCCGAGCGCTGGCACGGCACCGCCCAGCCGGTCCTCTACGCCCACCCGTGGCAGGCCGCCCGGCTGCGGCAGCAGTACCCGTGGCTGACCGACGTGGGCCCGACCCGCCCGATGCGGCCGCTGATGTCGCTGCGCACGGTCGCCCCGGTCAGCGGCGGCCCGCACCTCAAGACCGCCGTCGACGTGCAGATGACCTCCGCGGTGCGCACCGTCTCCCCGGCCGCCGTGCACAACGGCCCGATCCTCTCGGCAGCCCTGCGGCGACTCACCGCCGACCTGCCGATCGAGGTCCTCGCCGAGACCGAGGCCGGCGCGGTGATCACCGAGCACGGGCCGGACCGGCGGCTGGCCCACCTGGTGCGGCGCGCCCCCCGGCTCGCGGCGGGCGAGCAGGCCGTGCCGCTGGGCGTCTTCACCCACCACTTCCTGCCCACCGTCGACGACCCGTACGCCTGGTTGTCCCAGCTCACCGACCTGCTGTTCGCGCCCCTGGCGACCGTCCTGCGCCGCGGCGTCGCGCTCGAGGCACACGGGCAGAACACCCTCGTCGTGCTCCGCGACCGGCGCCCGGCCCGAATCCTCTACCGCGACCTGGGCGGCGTCCGCGTCCACCGCGAGCTGGGCCTCGACCTGCACGGCGACCTTCTCACCGACGACCCCGCGACGCTGCGCACCAAACTCGCCGCCGCCGCGCTCGGCACCGTCGCGAGCCAGCTCGTCGACGCGTTCGCCGCGCACCACGGCGCCGAACCGGACCGGCTCTGGGCGATCGTCGCGGCCGGGCTGCGGCACGTCCCCGAGCTGCTCACCGAGCCGCTGCCGAGCAAGGCGACCACCGCCATGCGCCTCGCCGCCGACCCGCTCGACGACATCTGGACATACCAGCCCAACCCGATGGCGGTATTCGCATGA
- a CDS encoding IucA/IucC family protein, with the protein MTSSLTTGRLAAAAAHTQAALAVHAPELVSGFLDHLPIAAETVGRRLRGALAREGLSSDHTGGTRHAFNRVEFDSSGVADPVDLLTADAPGFAAEIRNAVINLAIALARPGPVHPGGDPDEAAIAGERLAISGHNLHPCGRTRLGWDTCDVLAHDLESGRTEIRFIAVRDDAHLGDDLGALYPGIPDAGYRAQPVHAWQLGLITQRYRDLFTDGTLRHLDGALDAVPTAALRTLLLPPAADGTRRYLKVSLDIQVTSTRRSISVASTRNGPAVSALLHRLAADEPSLLLMAETAGAAVPAGSGRDLSAILRDGLTGRLQPGEEAIPGSALPHRLPDLVRRHGGGPARWLTDYARLLLPPLLRLAVHGVALEAHLQNCLPTFKDGHPHRLALRDFAGLRLHLPRLAAAGHQVDLWPGSVVGTDDPAIMRAKLGYTAFQAHLGEIVLHLDLDEPAAWRLIRDVVDDTYAALTSAEARADHAWLTAPTVPHKALVRMRLAGDGDLYLPVENPLHA; encoded by the coding sequence ATGACCTCCAGCCTCACCACCGGCCGGCTCGCCGCGGCGGCCGCACACACCCAGGCGGCGCTCGCCGTGCACGCACCGGAGCTGGTCAGCGGCTTCCTCGACCACCTGCCGATCGCCGCGGAGACGGTGGGACGGCGGCTGCGCGGCGCCCTCGCCCGGGAGGGCCTGTCCTCGGACCACACGGGCGGGACCCGGCACGCCTTCAACCGTGTCGAATTCGACAGTTCCGGGGTGGCCGACCCGGTCGACCTGCTCACCGCCGACGCGCCGGGATTCGCCGCGGAGATCCGCAACGCGGTGATCAACCTGGCGATCGCCCTCGCCCGGCCCGGCCCGGTCCACCCGGGCGGCGATCCGGACGAGGCGGCGATCGCCGGCGAGCGGCTGGCCATCTCCGGTCACAACCTGCACCCCTGCGGGCGTACCCGGCTGGGCTGGGACACCTGCGACGTCCTCGCTCACGACCTGGAATCCGGACGAACCGAGATCCGATTCATCGCGGTCCGCGATGACGCGCACCTGGGCGACGATCTGGGCGCTCTATATCCCGGCATTCCGGACGCCGGCTACCGCGCACAACCCGTCCACGCCTGGCAACTCGGTCTGATCACGCAGCGCTACCGCGACCTGTTCACCGACGGCACCTTGCGACACCTCGACGGCGCACTCGACGCCGTCCCCACCGCCGCCCTGCGCACCCTGCTGCTGCCGCCCGCCGCCGACGGCACCCGCCGCTACCTCAAGGTCTCCCTCGACATCCAGGTCACCTCCACCCGCCGCAGCATCTCGGTGGCCAGCACCCGCAACGGGCCCGCCGTCTCCGCCCTGCTCCACCGCCTCGCCGCCGACGAGCCATCGCTGCTGCTGATGGCCGAGACCGCCGGCGCCGCGGTTCCCGCCGGCTCCGGCCGTGACCTGTCCGCCATCCTGCGCGACGGCCTCACCGGCCGCCTGCAGCCCGGCGAGGAGGCCATCCCCGGCAGCGCCCTCCCGCACCGCCTGCCCGACCTGGTGCGCCGGCACGGCGGCGGCCCCGCACGCTGGCTCACCGACTACGCGCGGCTACTGCTCCCACCGCTGCTGCGCCTGGCCGTCCACGGCGTCGCCCTCGAAGCCCACCTGCAGAACTGCCTGCCCACCTTCAAGGACGGCCACCCGCATCGGCTCGCCCTGCGCGACTTCGCCGGCCTGCGCCTGCACCTGCCCCGCCTCGCCGCCGCCGGCCACCAGGTCGACCTGTGGCCCGGCTCCGTCGTCGGCACCGACGACCCGGCGATCATGCGGGCCAAGCTCGGCTACACCGCCTTCCAGGCCCACCTCGGCGAGATCGTCCTGCACCTCGACCTCGACGAGCCGGCCGCCTGGCGCCTGATCCGCGACGTCGTCGACGACACCTACGCCGCCCTGACCTCGGCCGAGGCGCGCGCCGACCACGCCTGGCTCACCGCGCCGACCGTCCCGCACAAGGCCCTGGTCCGGATGCGCCTGGCCGGCGACGGCGACCTCTACCTGCCGGTGGAGAACCCGCTGCATGCCTGA